Within the Iamia sp. SCSIO 61187 genome, the region CAACCCTCGGCCTTCACCGGGTTGCCGCCCACGCGGCCATAGGCGGCGTGCTCCTCGAGCCAGCCCATGGCCCAGTCGTTGCCGGCCTCGATCGAGCCGAGCACCGCGTCTCGCGCTGCGGTGTCACCGAGGAGCGCGAGCACGCCGAGGGACTTCTCGGTCGTCGCCGTCACGTCGTATGCCACTCGGACCGACGGCGGCCTCCGGCGTTCGAGGAAGGCGGCCAGCTCCTGGCGCGTCACCAGCCAGCGACCCTTCGTGCCTCTGTGCGCGACCAGGTAGGCACGGCGCGGCAGACGGCCGGCAGCAAGGCGTCGCTCGATCTCCGGTCCGTCGTCCTCGTAGCGACAGGCCAGCTGGCGGAGGTAGCGGGTCGTGACCCCGGCGAGGCGGGCGGCCTCGGCGATCGGCAGCTGGTCGCCGTCGTCGCCGAGCGCCCGAACTACGTCGGGATCGGTTCCGGCGCTACGAGCGACGTCGCACGACGCCAGCTCTGCTTCGGTCACCCATCGGTGTCCATCCGCGAGGATCGGCACCAGATACGAGCCTCTGACCTGGGACATCGTGCGCGCACGATCGCGAGCACGACTGAGCGCACGATCCTCCACGCCGTCGTCTTCGGCCGGCGCTGCGAGTTGAGCCACGGCGAGCGCCGCCCCGACATACAACATCCGACCCACCTCTGACCGGGTCAACCCGAGGGCGGCAGCGGCGTCCGCCTCGTCGTACAGGTGCATGCCTTCCGGCGTGGTCAGCGTGTGGCGACCCACGCCGAGGTCGTGTCGACGTCCCGCTGAGCCCTGGGCCGTGATCAGACGTTCGCCGGTCCCGGGATCACGGCCCGATAGCACCGCAGCGAAGTCGTCCGTGCGCACCCGGCCTCGGAGGCCTGCCAGCTCGGCTGCCCGCCCGGACCAGCGCCCTGGCTCCTCGCCGCTGTCGGCGTAGTACCTCGACGGACCGTCGGCCCCAGACGACGGACGGCCGGCGCTCGCCGCCCGGGGCTGGAGGTACCGGACGATGCCATCGACCACCTGCGCGATAGCGCTCCGACCCCCGCCGAGCGGGGTGACGGTGAACTTCACCGGACGGCTTGGCGACGGCGGTCGGCGGGTTCCCCGAAGGGGAACCCGCAAATGTGTGCCTGTCGTATCTGCTGGGTCGGTGGGGAGGTGGATGGGCGGGTGTGTGGGTGGCTGTTCGGTCGTGGTGGGGTCATGGTTCGAGGTGTCTGGATGGAGTGGTGGTGTTGGGTCGGTGTTCTGGTGGTCGGCGGGATTGGATGCGGTCGAGTCGGGTGGTGAGCTGAGCTGCTGGTGTCGTGGAGGTGAGGCCGGCGATGTGCCGGTCGAGCAGCTCGGTGTGCATCCGGCGGGACCTGACCTTCCCCCGGTTCTCCGGACGGGGTTGGTGTGGTGATCATGCCGCGGTGGCGGCGGGGGTGTGGGCTCGTTCGTAGGCGATGGGGCTGAGGTAGCCGAGGGCGGAGTGGCGGCGGGTGGGGTTGTAGAAGGCTTCGATCCAGTCGAACAGGGCGGTGGCGAGCTCGTCTCGGGTGGCCCAGCGGCGGCGGTCGAGCAGCTCGATCTGCATGGACCCGAAGAAGCTCTCGGCCATGGCGTTGTCGAGGCCGCAGCCGATGCGGCCCATGGAGCCGAGGAGGCCGGCTTGGCGGAGCCGGTGGCCGAAGGCCCAGGAGGTGTATTGGGCTCCGCGGTCGGAGTGAACCACGGTCCCGGCCGCTGAGCGGCGGCGCCAGCGGGCCATGTCCAAGGCATCGACGACGATGTCGGCTTCGATGCGTTCAGAGATCGACCAGCCCACGACGCGCCGGGACCAGGCGTCGAGGACCACGGCGAGGTAGACCCAGCCTTGGTCGGTGCGGTGCTGGGTGATGTCGGTGACCCAGAGCCTGTCGGGCCCGGTCGGGTGGAACTGGCGACGGACCAGATCGTCGTGCACGGCCGGCGCCGGTCGTCGGCGGGTGCCCTTGCGGCGATGGACCCCGCAGATCCCTGACTGGCGCATCAGCCGCTCGACGCGCTTGCGACCGCAGCGCAGGCCCATGCCGAGGCGGAGCTCGGCATGGACCCGAGGCGAGCCGTAGG harbors:
- a CDS encoding IS3 family transposase (programmed frameshift), which encodes MPLPHPPEFRRRAVELARQVDDDGQRVRPVKDLAMELGISESCLRNWVAQADVDEGRREGLTTGERSELAELRREKRRLELENEILKRAAGLLRSGERPPKMMFPVIAELAIEGVPIRVACRVLNVSPSGFYDWRNRPPSARALADAELTATIQDIHAASRGTYGSPRVHAELRLGMGLRCGRKRVERLMRQSGICGVHRRKGTRRRPAPAVHDDLVRRQFHPTGPDRLWVTDITQHRTDQGWVYLAVVLDAWSRRVVGWSISERIEADIVVDALDMARWRRRSAAGTVVHSDRGAQYTSWAFGHRLRQAGLLGSMGRIGCGLDNAMAESFFGSMQIELLDRRRWATRDELATALFDWIEAFYNPTRRHSALGYLSPIAYERAHTPAATAA